A region of Primulina eburnea isolate SZY01 unplaced genomic scaffold, ASM2296580v1 ctg337_ERROPOS39036, whole genome shotgun sequence DNA encodes the following proteins:
- the LOC140820978 gene encoding phosphoribosylamine--glycine ligase-like, whose translation MAFKVSLSSSAARYGSLPYLDFHSHLFNLTPKFISTFCSNVRPTGGSFVKHDFGNSVKVQRSYGRGGFNAGDGGYRPSATPAFVSLASNNGVFSPSEERVVVLVIGGGGREHSLCYALKRSPSCDAVFCAPGNAGISNSGDATCIDDLDISSSSSVIAFCREWGVGLVVVGPEAPLVSGLANDLVKAGIPTFGPSSEAAALEGSKDFMKRLCDKYAIPTAKYQTFTDPSAAKEYIRNEGAPIVVKADGLAAGKGVIIAMTLEEAFEAVDLMLVKNVFGSAGYRVIIEEYLEGEEASFFAIVDGENAIPLESAQDHKRVGDGDTGPNTGGMGAYSPAPVLTKELESVVMKSIILPTVKGMAAEGCKFVGVLYAGLMIEKKSGLPKLIEYNVRFGDPECQVLMVRLKSDLIQVLLAACSGKLSGLSLEWSPGSAMVVVMASEGYPGSYKKGTVIRNLEEAEQVASAVKVFHAGTAFDSNGNFISTGGRVLGVTAKGIDLHEARDLAYQAVEQINWPEGFYRRDIGWRALPRKQYVTET comes from the exons ATGGCTTTCAAAGTTTCACTCAGCTCGTCGGCGGCTAGATACGGCAGTCTTCCATACTTGGACTTCCACAGTCATCTATTTAATCTGACGCCAAAGTTTATCAGCACTTTTTGTTCTAATGTCCGGCCAACTGGTGGGAGTTTTGTGAAGCATGATTTTGGTAATTCTGTTAAAGTTCAGAGGAGTTATGGCCGTGGCGGCTTTAACGCTGGAGACGGCGGTTATCGTCCATCAGCTACGCCTGCATTTGTTAGTCTTGCTTCCAATAATGGGGTCTTCTCTCCTTCTG AGGAAAGAGTGGTGGTGTTGGTCATCGGAGGAGGTGGCAGGGAGCACTCACTTTGTTATGCCCTGAAACGTTCTCCGTCCTGTGATGCTGTGTTTTGCGCACCTGGGAATGCCGGAATATCTAATTCGGGTGATGCAACTTGTATAGATGACCTTGATATCTCTTCCAGCTCATCAGTGATTGCCTTTTGCCGTGAATGGGGAGTTGGATTGGTTGTGGTGGGACCAGAGGCGCCTCTTGTTTCTGGTCTTGCTAATGATCTTGTTAAAGCTGGTATTCCTACCTTCGGCCCCTCTTCCGAGGCTGCTGCCTTGGAAGGGTCGAAAGACTTCATGAAACGTTTATGTGACAAATATGCAATTCCAACCGCCAAG TATCAAACTTTTACAGATCCGTCGGCTGCAAAAGAATATATAAGAAATGAAGGTGCCCCCATTGTTGTAAAAGCAGATGGCTTAGCGGCAGGAAAAGGAGTTATTATTGCGATGACATTAGAGGAAGCATTTGAAGCTGTCGACTTGATGCTTGTGAAAAACGTTTTTGGATCTGCTGGTTATCGTGTCATTATTGAAGAGTATCTGGAAGGAGAAGAAGCATCGTTCTTTGCTATAGTAGATGGAGAAAATGCCATACCTTTAGAATCTGCTCAGGATCATAAACGAGTTGGTGATGGGGACACCGGGCCTAATACTGGTGGTATGGGTGCATACTCTCCAGCCCCTGTATTAACAAAAGAACTCGAATCTGTTGTTATGAAATCTATAATTCTTCCTACGGTGAAGGGAATGGCTGCAGAAGGCTGCAAATTTGTGGGTGTTCTATATGCCGGGCTTATGATCGAGAAGAAGTCTGGATTACCGAAGCTGATCGAATATAATGTTCGGTTTGGAGATCCAGAGTGCCAG GTACTGATGGTTCGTTTAAAGTCTGATCTGATACAAGTTCTACTTGCAGCTTGCAGTGGAAAGCTAAGTGGCTTATCCCTCGAATGGTCCCCTGGCTCAGCCATGGTTGTGGTCATGGCAAGTGAAGGGTATCCTGGAAGCTACAAAAAGGGGACAGTAATCCGAAACCTCGAAGAAGCAGAACAAGTAGCCTCAGCTGTCAAAGTTTTCCATGCTGGTACTGCTTTCGACTCCAATGGCAACTTCATTTCCACCGGTGGACGTGTTCTTGGTGTCACTGCTAAAGGGATCGATCTCCACGAGGCACGGGATTTAGCGTACCAAGCCGTCGAGCAAATTAACTGGCCAGAAGGGTTCTACAGGCGAGATATTGGATGGCGAGCTCTGCCTAGAAAGCAATATGTGACAGAAACTTGA
- the LOC140820980 gene encoding calmodulin-like protein 30, protein MSSFSFLDIQYNLSKRKFLKKPSRMFSGDHRQSSSSKTLPVYLPNMQELKQVFNKFDTNKDGKISPEEYKAILKALGKKNLLSREVQKIFEVADLDGDGYIDFDEFVEVQKKEGGVKTVDLQQAFRAFDKDNDGKITVEEVYELLRKLGERCSLNDCRKMVRAVDTNGDGVIDNDEFMYMMTRTMITY, encoded by the coding sequence atgtcGAGTTTCAGCTTTCTAGACATCCAATACAACCTCTCGAAGAGAAAATTCTTGAAGAAACCTTCAAGAATGTTTTCAGGGGATCACAGGCAGAGCTCGAGTTCGAAGACGTTGCCTGTTTACTTACCAAATATGCAAGAACTAAAACAAGTATTCAACAAATTCGACACCAACAAAGATGGTAAGATATCTCCAGAGGAGTACAAGGCCATACTAAAGGCCCTAGGCAAAAAGAATCTCCTCTCAAGAGAAGTGCAGAAGATTTTCGAGGTCGCGGATTTGGATGGCGATGGATACATCGATTTCGATGAATTCGTGGAAGTGCAGAAGAAGGAAGGTGGAGTTAAGACCGTGGATTTGCAACAAGCTTTCCGGGCCTTTGATAAAGATAACGACGGGAAAATCACAGTCGAAGAAGTTTACGAGCTGTTGCGTAAACTCGGGGAGAGATGCAGCTTGAATGATTGTCGGAAGATGGTGAGAGCTGTGGATACTAATGGGGATGGTGTGATTGATAACGATGAATTTATGTACATGATGACTCGTACTATGATTACTTACTAG